One genomic region from Jiangella sp. DSM 45060 encodes:
- a CDS encoding RDD family protein: MSSTSPDLQLPDHGPGSAAGWGRRFAALLLDWLAGNLVAFIVTGGNTGVWDAQSDVFWLPLICWYLLVVASTTLAGGSLGQLMLGLRVAHLGGRRISPLIAAVRTLMIALIIPPVVALRDGRGLHDLASNTVVVNAR, translated from the coding sequence GTGAGCTCCACGTCCCCCGATCTGCAGCTGCCCGACCACGGCCCCGGCTCCGCCGCCGGCTGGGGACGGCGGTTCGCCGCGCTGCTGCTCGACTGGCTGGCCGGCAACCTGGTCGCGTTCATCGTCACCGGCGGGAACACCGGCGTGTGGGACGCGCAGAGCGACGTGTTCTGGCTGCCGCTGATCTGCTGGTACCTGCTGGTGGTGGCGTCGACGACGCTGGCCGGCGGCAGCCTCGGGCAGCTGATGCTCGGGCTGCGCGTCGCTCACCTGGGCGGACGGCGCATCAGCCCGCTCATCGCGGCGGTGCGGACGTTGATGATCGCGCTGATCATCCCACCGGTGGTGGCCCTGCGCGACGGCCGCGGCCTGCACGACCTCGCGTCGAACACGGTGGTCGTGAACGCCCGCTGA
- the glnA gene encoding type I glutamate--ammonia ligase, which translates to MFTNPDELLRFVKDEGVEFIDVRFCDLPGVMQHFNVPASAFDADAIAEGLMFDGSSIRGFQAIHESDMKLMADPATAFVDPFRKAKTLALNFSIVDPFTNEPYSRDPRNIAAKAEAYLASSGIADTVYFGPEAEFYVFDDVRFETKANAGYYHIDSIEGAWNTGRVEEGGNRGYKTRYKGGYFPVPPVDHYADLRDDMVKAMTTVGIEIERAHHEVGTAGQAEINYKFDTLKHAGDRLMLFKYIVKNVAWEAGKTATFMPKPLFGDNGSGMHCHQSLWKNGDPLFYDELGYGGLSDMARWYIGGLIKHADSLLAWTNPTVNSYHRLVPGFEAPVNLVYSQRNRSAAVRIPVTGTSPKAKRIEFRVPDPSSNPYLAFSAMLMAGVDGIRNKIEPPEPVDKDLYELPPEEHASIATVPASLGEALDALESDHDYLLEGGVFTDDLVETWIDWKRTNEIDPIRLRPHPHEFELYFDI; encoded by the coding sequence ATGTTCACCAACCCGGACGAGCTGCTGAGGTTCGTCAAGGACGAGGGCGTCGAGTTCATCGATGTCCGCTTCTGCGACCTGCCAGGCGTCATGCAGCACTTCAACGTGCCGGCCTCGGCCTTCGACGCCGACGCCATCGCCGAGGGCCTCATGTTCGACGGCTCCTCGATCCGTGGCTTCCAGGCCATCCACGAGTCCGACATGAAGCTCATGGCCGACCCCGCCACGGCGTTCGTCGACCCGTTCCGCAAGGCCAAGACCCTCGCGCTGAACTTCTCCATCGTCGACCCCTTCACCAACGAGCCGTACAGCCGCGACCCCCGCAACATCGCAGCCAAGGCCGAGGCGTACCTCGCCAGCTCCGGCATCGCCGACACCGTGTACTTCGGCCCCGAGGCCGAGTTCTACGTCTTCGACGACGTCCGCTTCGAGACCAAGGCGAACGCCGGCTACTACCACATCGACTCCATCGAGGGCGCCTGGAACACCGGCCGCGTCGAAGAGGGCGGCAACCGCGGCTACAAGACGCGGTACAAGGGCGGCTACTTCCCCGTCCCGCCGGTCGACCACTACGCCGACCTGCGCGACGACATGGTCAAGGCGATGACCACCGTCGGCATCGAGATCGAGCGGGCCCACCACGAGGTCGGCACCGCCGGCCAGGCCGAGATCAACTACAAGTTCGACACCCTCAAGCACGCCGGCGACCGCCTGATGCTGTTCAAGTACATCGTCAAGAATGTCGCCTGGGAAGCCGGCAAGACCGCCACCTTCATGCCGAAGCCGCTGTTCGGCGACAACGGCTCGGGCATGCACTGCCACCAGTCGCTGTGGAAGAACGGCGACCCGCTGTTCTACGACGAGCTCGGCTACGGCGGCCTGTCCGACATGGCGCGCTGGTACATCGGCGGCCTGATCAAGCACGCCGACTCCCTGCTGGCCTGGACCAACCCGACGGTGAACTCGTACCACCGCCTGGTGCCGGGCTTCGAGGCGCCGGTCAACCTGGTCTACTCGCAGCGCAACCGGTCGGCGGCGGTCCGCATCCCCGTCACCGGCACGTCGCCGAAGGCCAAGCGCATCGAGTTCCGCGTCCCGGACCCGTCCAGCAACCCGTACCTCGCCTTCTCCGCCATGCTCATGGCCGGCGTCGACGGCATCCGCAACAAGATCGAGCCGCCCGAGCCGGTCGACAAGGACCTGTACGAGCTGCCGCCCGAGGAGCACGCCAGCATCGCCACCGTCCCGGCATCGCTCGGCGAGGCCCTCGACGCCCTCGAGTCCGACCACGACTACCTCCTCGAGGGCGGCGTCTTCACCGATGACCTGGTCGAGACCTGGATCGACTGGAAGCGCACCAACGAGATCGACCCGATCCGGCTGCGTCCGCACCCGCACGAGTTCGAGCTCTACTTCGACATCTGA
- a CDS encoding sugar-binding domain-containing protein encodes MTTSITPAAPTATIRAGWAPGGRAENDDAYPRPQLRRTGWVLLDGPWSFLEDAADRGVDLRLFDAGSDWGAADTITVPFPPESTASGIGRDVANVLWYRRDLGPIDIPADQRVLLHFEAVDYHAHVWLNGQYLGFHEGGQARFSFDITQSLSPRGANILTVRSYDAAEDLEQPRGKQDWQAEPHAIWYRRTSGIWRSVWLEHVPRTHVSRLGLAVAADDSVETTVEVTGPWDGIDVELVFSFGGRTLSRSRHQLLGATLTTRVHLVDPQLHIEPNDLRWAPEHPHLIDVEVVVARGADRVDHVTSYLGLRTVGVDDRHFILNGHPYFLRMVLEQGYWPATHLAAPSPQALRAEAELIKDLGFNGLRVHQKVADPRFLYECDRLGLVVWADTAASYAFSPRSLRRLTQEWFEIVERDRNHPCVVAWVPYNESWGVAHLEHSAAQRSAVAGVHALLKALDPTRVVLGNDGWEYVAGDVVGIHDYTHDAAALRGRFGSLEAARNTVRTERSGGRRLLLAGHGDGPRRPMVLTEFGGINLHNGDEAWSGYGDAEDEQDFLSQLSALVAATLSSGLAGYCYTQLTDTLQEQNGLTSADRVPKVPIESLRAIFGRP; translated from the coding sequence ATGACGACCAGCATCACGCCCGCCGCCCCGACCGCCACGATCCGCGCCGGCTGGGCGCCCGGCGGCCGAGCTGAGAACGACGACGCCTACCCCCGGCCGCAACTGCGCCGGACGGGCTGGGTTCTCCTCGACGGCCCGTGGTCGTTCCTGGAGGACGCGGCGGACCGTGGCGTCGACCTCCGGCTCTTCGACGCCGGCAGCGACTGGGGCGCGGCGGACACGATCACCGTGCCGTTCCCGCCGGAGTCCACCGCTTCGGGCATCGGCCGCGACGTCGCGAACGTGCTGTGGTACCGGCGCGACCTCGGCCCCATCGACATCCCCGCTGACCAGCGCGTCCTGCTGCATTTCGAGGCCGTCGACTACCACGCGCACGTGTGGCTCAACGGCCAGTACCTCGGCTTCCACGAAGGCGGGCAGGCGCGCTTCAGCTTCGACATCACCCAGAGCCTGAGCCCGCGGGGCGCCAACATCCTGACGGTTCGCAGCTACGACGCCGCGGAGGACCTCGAACAACCCCGCGGCAAGCAGGACTGGCAGGCCGAGCCGCACGCCATCTGGTACCGGCGCACCTCCGGCATCTGGCGCTCGGTCTGGCTCGAGCACGTCCCGCGGACCCACGTCAGCCGGCTCGGCCTCGCTGTCGCCGCGGACGACTCCGTCGAGACGACCGTCGAGGTCACCGGACCGTGGGACGGCATCGACGTCGAGCTGGTGTTCTCGTTCGGCGGCCGGACCCTGAGCCGGTCACGGCACCAGCTCCTGGGCGCCACGCTGACCACCCGGGTGCACCTGGTCGATCCGCAGCTGCACATCGAACCGAACGACCTGCGATGGGCGCCCGAACACCCGCATCTCATCGACGTCGAGGTCGTCGTGGCGCGAGGCGCGGACCGGGTCGATCACGTGACGTCCTATCTGGGGCTGCGCACCGTCGGCGTCGACGACCGGCACTTCATCCTCAACGGACACCCCTACTTCCTGCGCATGGTGCTCGAGCAGGGCTACTGGCCGGCGACCCATCTCGCGGCGCCGTCTCCGCAGGCCCTGCGGGCCGAGGCGGAACTGATCAAGGACCTCGGGTTCAACGGGCTGCGGGTGCACCAGAAGGTCGCCGACCCCCGGTTCCTGTACGAGTGCGACCGCCTCGGTCTGGTCGTCTGGGCGGACACCGCGGCGAGCTACGCCTTCAGCCCTCGGTCGCTGCGCCGGCTCACCCAGGAGTGGTTCGAGATCGTCGAACGCGATCGGAACCACCCGTGCGTCGTCGCGTGGGTGCCGTACAACGAGAGCTGGGGCGTCGCCCACCTCGAGCACAGCGCGGCGCAGCGCTCGGCCGTCGCCGGCGTCCACGCACTCCTCAAGGCGCTGGACCCCACGCGCGTCGTGCTCGGGAACGACGGCTGGGAGTACGTCGCCGGCGACGTCGTCGGGATCCACGACTACACCCACGACGCGGCCGCCCTCCGCGGCCGCTTCGGCAGCCTCGAAGCGGCACGGAACACCGTCCGGACCGAGCGCTCCGGCGGCCGCCGGCTGCTGCTCGCCGGCCACGGCGACGGGCCGCGTCGCCCGATGGTGCTCACCGAGTTCGGCGGGATCAACCTGCACAACGGTGACGAGGCGTGGAGCGGGTACGGCGACGCCGAGGACGAGCAGGACTTCCTGTCGCAGCTGAGTGCGCTGGTGGCGGCGACGCTCTCGAGCGGTCTCGCCGGCTACTGCTACACCCAGCTCACCGACACCCTCCAGGAACAGAACGGCCTGACCTCCGCCGACCGGGTGCCCAAGGTCCCGATCGAGAGTCTCCGGGCGATCTTCGGCCGGCCGTGA
- a CDS encoding carbohydrate ABC transporter permease, which produces MTLAPPQQPAAAAAGPGDPVESRRRVSRRMSGRVTTATYHALMIVLVVAYVFPALWAVSMSLRTDANMFRSDQLIPHPITFEHYANLFDVLPDLWRYFLNTVVIAVAGTAGTLFSSSLAGYALARFRFPGRTPLLVTLLLTLMVPVHATLIPQYVIFRNLGWLNGPLPIIVPMLFGTAFATFFFRQFFLTLPRELEDAAAIDGAGPGRTFFSIIVPLAGPAYLALGLLTFVGLWNSFFVNSIYLSTQDSWVLTQALQSLIGRYNAQYGEIMAGVTLTSLPILVAYVIVQRWIVRGISMTGLAN; this is translated from the coding sequence ATGACACTCGCACCGCCGCAGCAGCCCGCTGCCGCTGCCGCCGGCCCGGGCGATCCCGTCGAGTCCCGCCGCCGGGTCTCGCGCCGGATGTCCGGCCGGGTCACCACCGCCACCTACCACGCGCTCATGATCGTGCTGGTCGTCGCCTACGTGTTCCCCGCGCTGTGGGCGGTGTCGATGTCGCTGCGCACCGACGCGAACATGTTCCGCTCCGACCAGCTGATTCCGCACCCGATCACCTTCGAGCACTACGCGAACCTGTTCGACGTGCTGCCCGACTTGTGGCGCTACTTCCTCAACACGGTCGTCATCGCCGTGGCCGGGACCGCCGGCACACTGTTCTCGAGCTCGCTCGCGGGCTATGCGCTGGCCCGGTTCCGGTTTCCCGGCCGGACCCCGCTGTTGGTGACGCTCCTGCTCACGCTGATGGTGCCGGTGCACGCGACGCTGATCCCGCAGTACGTCATCTTCCGCAATCTCGGCTGGCTCAACGGACCGCTGCCGATCATCGTGCCGATGTTGTTCGGGACGGCGTTCGCGACCTTCTTCTTCCGTCAGTTCTTCCTGACGCTGCCGCGCGAACTCGAGGACGCGGCGGCGATCGACGGGGCCGGGCCCGGGCGCACCTTCTTCTCCATCATCGTGCCGCTGGCCGGGCCGGCATACCTCGCGCTCGGGCTGCTGACGTTCGTCGGCCTGTGGAACAGCTTCTTCGTGAACTCGATCTACCTGAGCACCCAGGACAGCTGGGTGCTCACCCAGGCGCTGCAGTCCCTGATCGGCCGCTACAACGCGCAGTACGGCGAGATCATGGCCGGCGTCACCCTCACGTCCCTGCCCATCCTCGTCGCCTACGTCATCGTGCAGCGCTGGATCGTGCGCGGCATCTCGATGACCGGCCTCGCCAACTGA
- a CDS encoding carbohydrate ABC transporter permease: MPQADNALVNESNRAMPERNARRARNRSRNGTLGRRQARVAYWFVLPQVIGLLAFTAVPLVVSLGYSFTRWDLIAPSPEFIGLENWRYLLQDDRVPTVLLNTAKFVLIGTSSFLLFSLVAALMTYVPRRGVGLYRAAIFLPYVLSQIAIGVIWRWMFNSQSGPITLGVELFGINSPDWLLDPATAMASIALVTTWQALGFGMTLFIASLQGVPATLTEAATVDGANWLQRFRHVTVPMISPTVFFLVVTSLIGALQLFDPVVAMTSSTSGPSTAGGPENSTRTLVLYLYNQMFNYNESLSGLGYAAALAWMLALLTFFITAVQFAVSRRWVHYTDAPAGRTGRGRRRP, from the coding sequence ATGCCGCAGGCTGACAACGCGCTGGTGAACGAGAGCAACCGAGCGATGCCGGAGCGGAACGCGCGCAGGGCGCGCAACCGATCCCGGAACGGGACGCTGGGACGGCGGCAGGCACGTGTCGCCTACTGGTTCGTGCTGCCGCAGGTGATCGGCCTGCTCGCCTTCACGGCGGTGCCGCTCGTGGTGTCGCTCGGTTACTCGTTCACCCGCTGGGACCTGATCGCCCCGTCGCCGGAGTTCATCGGCCTGGAGAACTGGCGGTACCTGCTGCAGGACGACCGGGTCCCGACGGTCCTGCTCAACACCGCCAAGTTCGTCCTGATCGGCACCAGCAGCTTCCTGCTGTTCTCGCTCGTGGCCGCGCTGATGACCTACGTGCCGAGGCGTGGCGTGGGCCTGTACCGAGCGGCGATCTTCCTCCCGTACGTCCTGTCCCAGATCGCGATCGGCGTGATCTGGCGATGGATGTTCAACAGCCAGTCGGGTCCGATCACGCTCGGCGTCGAGCTGTTCGGGATCAACAGTCCGGACTGGCTGCTGGACCCCGCCACCGCGATGGCGTCGATCGCGCTGGTCACCACCTGGCAGGCCCTCGGCTTCGGCATGACGCTGTTCATCGCGTCGCTGCAGGGCGTTCCGGCCACGCTGACCGAGGCGGCGACCGTCGACGGCGCCAACTGGCTGCAACGGTTCCGCCACGTCACCGTCCCGATGATCTCGCCGACCGTCTTCTTCCTGGTCGTGACGTCGCTGATCGGCGCTCTGCAGCTGTTCGACCCCGTCGTCGCGATGACCTCCTCGACGTCCGGTCCGTCCACCGCGGGCGGGCCGGAGAACTCCACCCGGACGCTGGTCCTCTACCTGTACAACCAGATGTTCAACTACAACGAGTCGCTCTCCGGACTCGGCTACGCCGCGGCGCTGGCCTGGATGCTCGCGCTGCTCACGTTCTTCATCACCGCCGTCCAGTTCGCGGTCAGCCGCCGCTGGGTCCACTACACCGACGCCCCGGCCGGGCGCACCGGAAGGGGGCGTCGACGCCCATGA
- a CDS encoding sugar ABC transporter substrate-binding protein, which yields MAHRTRPSLAAAAAGVLALTAACSNTSNDDGDQSSGKQTVRVMLWGNDADISSIQEAAAGFIEANPDIEIAWETGDCAVDYAACKTLIAGGNMADVFVTGSWNYFEAAHDGVLADLTPYFEDGEVARDDFTPAVLDALTSPSDDKVYALPMGYNIQSLFFNKDMFQAAGLEEPPADGSYTYDDLREWAALLTLDGAGRNATDPDFDPDDIQQYGYFNFAAAPIEPGYAPVLRAFGGGILGGELRNECLAEDPGTVAGFQWLQDLMWVDHSAITPQLQQEEPGHTRWVRGQVAMQQGSHEQVLAVREQNPGLNYGIAALPSGPAGQATLFQIHTWAMLDDSDVKDGAWEFIKYMATEGSGGQMGLIPAYGDRALGPDFAEAEGEPEGLVEAQLDPAGWPLAFTNTDPSVVWSGVSSQDGIGPAIEEIITNKKTAAEALDGVCEAKIDPILNAAG from the coding sequence GTGGCACACCGCACCAGACCGTCCCTCGCCGCGGCAGCGGCCGGCGTGCTCGCCCTGACGGCGGCATGCAGCAACACCAGCAACGACGACGGCGACCAGTCGTCGGGCAAGCAGACCGTGCGGGTCATGCTCTGGGGCAATGACGCCGATATCAGCTCCATCCAGGAGGCGGCCGCCGGCTTCATCGAGGCCAACCCCGACATCGAGATCGCGTGGGAGACCGGCGACTGCGCGGTCGACTACGCCGCCTGCAAGACCCTGATCGCCGGCGGCAACATGGCCGACGTCTTCGTCACCGGCAGCTGGAACTACTTCGAGGCCGCTCACGACGGTGTCCTGGCCGACCTCACGCCGTACTTCGAGGACGGCGAGGTCGCGCGGGACGACTTCACGCCCGCGGTGCTCGACGCGCTCACGTCCCCGTCGGACGACAAGGTGTACGCCCTGCCGATGGGCTACAACATCCAGTCGCTGTTCTTCAACAAGGACATGTTCCAGGCGGCTGGCCTCGAGGAGCCGCCGGCCGACGGGTCGTACACCTACGACGACCTTCGGGAATGGGCGGCCCTGCTGACGCTGGACGGCGCCGGGCGCAACGCCACGGACCCGGACTTCGACCCCGACGACATCCAGCAGTACGGCTACTTCAACTTCGCGGCCGCGCCGATCGAGCCCGGCTACGCGCCGGTGCTCCGGGCGTTCGGCGGCGGCATCCTCGGCGGCGAGCTGCGCAACGAGTGCCTGGCCGAGGACCCCGGAACCGTGGCCGGCTTCCAGTGGCTGCAGGACCTGATGTGGGTGGACCACTCGGCCATCACTCCGCAGCTGCAGCAGGAGGAGCCGGGGCACACCCGCTGGGTGCGCGGCCAGGTCGCCATGCAACAGGGCTCCCACGAGCAGGTGCTCGCGGTGCGTGAGCAGAACCCCGGCCTGAACTACGGCATCGCGGCGCTACCGTCCGGGCCCGCGGGGCAGGCGACGCTGTTCCAGATCCACACCTGGGCGATGCTCGACGACTCCGACGTGAAGGACGGAGCCTGGGAGTTCATCAAGTACATGGCGACCGAGGGCTCCGGCGGCCAGATGGGGCTGATCCCCGCCTATGGCGACCGGGCGCTCGGCCCCGACTTCGCCGAGGCCGAGGGCGAGCCCGAGGGGCTCGTCGAGGCGCAGCTCGACCCGGCCGGCTGGCCGCTCGCCTTCACCAACACCGACCCGTCGGTGGTGTGGAGCGGGGTCTCCAGCCAGGACGGCATCGGCCCGGCCATCGAGGAGATCATCACCAACAAGAAGACCGCCGCCGAGGCACTCGACGGCGTCTGCGAAGCCAAGATCGACCCCATCCTCAATGCCGCAGGCTGA
- a CDS encoding LacI family DNA-binding transcriptional regulator, translating into MASSWAGSATWQTTDFYHVADAASRVGRRVGRRASSNSGEAGRVGALTSLPRGRSSMATQADVAARAGVSRRTVSNVVNGYPHISADVLRRVNQAIAELGYLPSQVARSLRLGRTGVIQLVVPELDVAYFAELARRVVKAAEDRGYIVLVRQTLGDHAVEQDALLGPAAQYAEGTILSPVGGGTDWLDESPRDAPVVLIGESGRAGVYDHVGIDDEAAAYDATRHLIARGRRRIAFIGSDPDDLLTMAREREAGYRRAVAEAGADVDDALVLPVSAYHRDDGRDALRRLWRAPEHPDAIFCATDLLALGALREAFDIGVGVPGDLAVVGFDDLEEGRYSIPSLTTISPDKRRIAELAVELVVKRIDDGAVDPAEMVIPHRLVVREST; encoded by the coding sequence ATGGCGTCCTCCTGGGCTGGGTCTGCCACGTGGCAGACGACGGATTTTTACCACGTGGCAGACGCCGCGTCCAGGGTCGGGCGACGGGTCGGGCGGCGTGCCTCGAGCAACTCGGGTGAGGCCGGACGCGTCGGTGCGCTAACGTCTTTGCCACGTGGAAGGAGTTCGATGGCGACCCAAGCCGATGTTGCAGCGCGGGCCGGGGTTTCCCGGCGAACGGTCTCGAACGTCGTCAACGGCTATCCCCACATCAGCGCCGACGTGCTGCGGCGGGTCAACCAGGCGATCGCCGAGCTCGGCTACCTGCCCAGCCAGGTGGCCCGGAGTCTCCGTCTCGGTCGCACCGGCGTGATTCAGCTGGTCGTGCCGGAGCTGGACGTGGCGTACTTCGCCGAGCTCGCCCGCAGGGTGGTGAAGGCCGCCGAGGATCGCGGTTACATCGTGCTGGTCCGGCAGACCCTCGGCGACCACGCCGTCGAGCAGGACGCCCTCCTCGGCCCCGCCGCTCAGTACGCCGAGGGAACGATCCTCAGCCCGGTCGGAGGCGGGACCGACTGGCTCGACGAGAGCCCGCGGGACGCACCGGTGGTGCTGATCGGCGAGAGCGGCAGAGCCGGCGTCTACGACCATGTCGGCATCGACGACGAGGCGGCGGCCTACGACGCCACGCGGCACCTGATCGCGCGCGGTCGGCGCCGGATCGCCTTCATCGGCTCAGATCCCGACGACCTGCTGACGATGGCCCGCGAGCGTGAGGCCGGCTACCGCCGGGCCGTCGCCGAGGCCGGTGCGGACGTCGACGACGCGCTCGTGCTGCCGGTGTCCGCCTACCACCGCGACGACGGGCGCGACGCGCTGCGCCGCCTGTGGCGCGCCCCCGAACACCCGGACGCCATCTTCTGCGCCACCGATCTGCTGGCCCTCGGCGCGCTCCGCGAGGCATTCGACATCGGTGTCGGCGTACCCGGTGACCTCGCGGTGGTCGGATTCGACGACCTGGAGGAGGGGCGGTACTCGATCCCGAGCCTGACCACGATCTCACCGGACAAGCGGCGCATCGCGGAGCTTGCCGTGGAGCTCGTCGTGAAGCGGATCGACGACGGCGCGGTCGACCCGGCCGAGATGGTCATCCCGCACCGGCTGGTCGTGCGCGAGTCCACCTAA